In Populus nigra chromosome 10, ddPopNigr1.1, whole genome shotgun sequence, the following proteins share a genomic window:
- the LOC133704550 gene encoding TNF receptor-associated factor homolog 1b-like, protein MAGIVSEEAGVGRSTEGISSGLRCQSGEALAEWRSSEQVENGTPSTSPPYWDTDDDDDGGPKPSELYGRYTWKIEKFSQINKRELRSNAFEVGGYKWYILIYPQGCDVCNHLSLFLCVANHDKLLPGWSHFAQFTIAVVNKDPKKSKYSDTLHRFWKKEHDWGWKKFMELSKVSDGFLDAADTLIIKAQVQVIREKADRPFRCLDCQYRRELVRVYLTNVEQICRRFVEERRGKLGKLIEDKNRWSSFCGFWLGMDQNTRRRMSREKTDVILKVVVKHFFIEKEVTSTLVMDSLYSGLKALEGQSKSKKGRAKLLDAEEMPAPIVRVEKDMFVLVDDVLLLLERAAIEPLPPKDEKGPQNRTKDGSSGEDFNKDSIERDERRLTELGRRTVEIFVLAHIFNHKIEVSYQEAVALKRQEELIREEEAAWLAESEQKAKRGATEKEKKLKKKQAKQKRNNRKGKDKGRDDRSSVAVVDNHQETNTSNEKKEYVVDEVKPVVEKPEVLEDVSDVSDSVDGVTEVLQPDSEDRDASPVNWDTDTSEVHPPTEASSSGVSGLSSVPNGTTEKRNTYAMDDSSSTCSTDSVPSVVMNGSYKGNSYSNYQFEKSPGRGKNQRGKMARDGSWTTEMDNQPSELASDTGDLGDITRSSKAGDCELEAVVHDLRDRMMRLEQHVIKTEKEDKVVSMQKQMSDKDLVDVERPKEKTAAVPSSPRSPQRSPKNVSSTVPLKSESKGSATVDLGLVKKASSNCSQQADKAATSITSPKNAAIPKPETQNASTAKQSDKPTPQQLPAMSRPSSAPLVPGPRPTAAPVSLVQTTPLLARSFSAAGWLGPDPSSATRSYVPQSYRNAIIGNAVGSSSSGFSLTNSPSTGVNLSAHVQPSTLVSAPMFLPPLNSDRVDPNSLQSGFPFGMVTQDVLQNGRQWMENSQRDASRSMSSDPSSLVNGIQKIDLYNPICSRSQEHYSSEFPACTSGCQTPGGVTDEFPHLDIINDLLNDEHAVGKASEASRVFHSNGPHLLNRQFSFPSDMGISSDLGSSTSSSCRFERTRSYHDGGFQRSYSSSGSHFDTPREFIPQASPLPYANGHIDGLIPNQWQISGSDISLMNMRNADGDSYPYFNPEYSNMASGVNGYTVFRPSNGH, encoded by the exons ATGGCTGGGATTGTGAGTGAGGAAGCTGGAGTTGGAAGGTCTACGGAGGGGATTTCAAGTGGACTGCGTTGCCAGTCAGGTGAAGCGTTGGCGGAATGGCGATCCTCTGAGCAGGTGGAAAATGGAACCCCATCAACTTCACCACCTTATTGGGACActgatgatgacgatgatggAG GGCCAAAACCTTCTGAGTTATATGGAAGATATACATGGAAGATAGAGAAATTCTCACAGATTAATAAAAGAGAACTTAGAAGTAATGCATTTGAAGTTGGTGGCTACAAATG GTACATTTTAATATACCCCCAAGGTTGTGACGTCTGCAATCATCTTTCATTATTTCTTTGTGTTGCCAACCATGATAAACTTCTTCCAG GTTGGAGTCATTTTGCACAGTTTACGATTGCTGTGGTGAATAAagatccaaaaaaatcaaaatattctg ATACGTTACATCGGTTCTGGAAGAAAGAGCATGACTGGGGATGGAAGAAATTTATGGAATTATCTAAAGTGTCAGATGGGTTCTTAGATGCTGCTGACACTCTTATTATAAAGGCTCAAGTGCAAGTCATCAG GGAAAAAGCAGATCGGCCTTTTCGTTGCCTCGATTGCCAGTATAGGAGAGAACTTGTTAGGGTATATTTGACAAATGTAGAGCAGATTTGTCGGCGTTTTGTGGAAGAGAGACGGGGTAAACTTGGGAAGTTAATAGAGGACAAAAATAGGTGGTCAAG CTTTTGTGGTTTTTGGTTGGGAATGGATCAAAACACCCGGCGCCGCATGTCTAGGGAGAAAACAGATGTAATTCTGAAAGTAGTTGTCAAGCATTTCTTTATAGAGAAGGAAGTCACATCTACATTGGTAATGGATTCCCTGTATAGTGGATTGAAGGCTCTTGAAGGCCAATCTAAGAGCAAGAAGGGGAGAGCAAAGTTATTGGATGCTGAAGAAATGCCTGCTCCAATTGTCCGTGTTGAAAAAGATATGTTTGTGTTGGTGGATGATGTGCTGCTGCTACTTGAAAGGGCAGCCATTGAACCATTGCCTCCAAAAGACGAGAAGGGCCCTCAGAACCGCACAAAG GATGGAAGTTCTGGAGAGGACTTCAACAAGGATTCCATTGAGCGTGATGAAAGGCGTCTAACAGAATTGGGTCGTAGGACGGTGGAAATATTTGTCCTCGCTcatatttttaa CCATAAAATTGAAGTTTCCTACCAGGAGGCTGTTGCTTTGAAGAGGCAAGAAGAGCTAATTCgtgaagaagaggcagcatggCTTGCAGAAAGTGAGCAGAAGGCTAAACGTGGAGcaactgaaaaggaaaagaaattgaagaaaaaacag GCTAAACAAAAACGGAACAATCGCAAAGGGAAGGATAAAGGGAGAGATGATAGGTCTAGTGTGGCCGTGGTAGACAATCACCAAGAGACAAATACTAGTAATGAGAAAAAGGAGTATGTTGTGGACGAGGTGAAGCCTGTGGTGGAAAAACCTGAGGTTCTGGAAGATGTATCTGATGTGTCTGATTCAGTGGATGGTGTTACTGAAGTGCTCCAGCCTGATTCAGAAGACAGAGATGCAAGTCCTGTCAATTGGGATACTGACACCTCAGAAGTTCATCCTCCCACTGAAGCCAGTAGCAGTGGAGTTAGTGGCTTGTCATCTGTGCCAAATGGAACAACTGAAAAAAGGAACACATATGCAATGGATGATAGTTCCTCAACATGCTCTACAGATTCAGTCCCTTCAGTGGTAATGAATGGCTCCTACAAGGGGAACTCTTACTCGAACTATCAATTCGAAAAATCACCTGGCAG AGGGAAGAACCAGCGGGGTAAGATGGCACGTGATGGGAGTTGGACAACTGAAATGGATAATCAGCCTTCTGAGCTTGCATCAGATACTGGTGATCTTGGCGATATCACAAGAAGTAGCAAGGCTGGTGATTGTGAGCTGGAGGCTGTTGTTCATGATTTGCGGGATAGGATGATGAGGCTTGAACAGCATGTAATTAAGACAGAAAAG GAAGACAAAGTTGTTTCTATGCAAAAGCAGATGAGTGACAAAGACCTGGTTGATGTTGAAAGACCTAAAGAAAAGACAGCAGCTGTGCCATCTTCTCCCAGAAGCCCTCAAAGAAGTCCTAAAAATGTCTCATCCACTGTACCACTGAAGTCAGAAAGCAAGGGTTCAGCAACCGTGGATCTTGGTCTAGTTAAGAAAGCATCTTCAAATTGCTCACAGCAGGCTGATAAAGCTGCCACGTCAATTACGTCCCCCAAAAATGCTGCTATTCCCAAACCCGAGACTCAGAATGCATCAACTGCAAAACAGTCTGACAAACCAACTCCGCAACAATTGCCTGCCATGTCGAGGCCCTCCAGTGCTCCTCTGGTGCCCGGTCCAAGGCCAACTGCTGCTCCTGTCTCCCTGGTCCAAACAACTCCTTTACTTGCTCGTTCATTTAGTGCAGCTGGCTGGCTGGGTCCTGACCCCTCATCAGCTACTCGTAGTTATGTTCCTCAGTCCTATCGAAATGCCATAATTGGTAATGCTGTTGGTTCTAGTTCATCTGGTTTCAGTCTTACCAACTCTCCAAGTACCGGAGTGAACCTATCAGCACACGTGCAGCCATCTACTTTGGTATCTGCACCAATGTTCTTACCACCTTTGAACTCTGATAGGGTAGACCCAAACTCTCTCCAATCCGGCTTTCCTTTTGGCATGGTAACTCAGGATGTCTTACAGAATGGACGCCAATGGATGGAGAACTCTCAAAGGGATGCTAGTAGAAGCATGAGCAGTGACCCTTCTTCCCTGGTAAATGGCATTCAAAAAATTGACTTGTACAATCCTATATGCAGCAGATCACAGGAGCACTACTCCAGTGAGTTCCCAGCCTGTACTTCTGGGTGTCAGACCCCAGGTGGGGTGACAGATGAGTTCCCACATCTTGATATTATCAATGATTTGCTTAATGATGAACATGCTGTTGGGAAGGCATCTGAGGCAAGCAGAGTCTTCCATAGCAATGGTCCACACCTATTGAATCGACAGTTTTCTTTTCCAAGTGACATGGGTATATCGAGTGATTTGGGTTCCTCAACCAGCAGCTCTTGCAGGTTCGAGCGGACCAGGAGTTACCATGATGGTGGATTTCAGAGGAGCTATAGCTCTTCTGGAAGCCATTTTGACACACCAAGGGAATTTATTCCACAAGCTAGCCCACTGCCTTATGCAAATGGGCATATTGATGGGTTGATTCCAAACCAGTGGCAGATATCTGGTTCTGATATTTCCTTGATGAACATGAGGAATGCTGACGGTGATAGTTACCCATACTTTAACCCAGAGTATTCAAATATGGCAAGCGGTGTTAATGGCTATACAGTATTTCGGCCTTCAAATGGACATTGA